In Arthrobacter sp. B3I9, the following are encoded in one genomic region:
- a CDS encoding amino acid permease, translated as MTAPTLIRERPPAVAGRPGLAAQLLRRKPIGQLVSEAETGHGGTGLVRSFGVLQLTMISVGATLGTGILVILGESVPLAGPAIWISFAIAGLAALLSAVSYAEMAGLVPAAGSSYSYTYATMGEGMAWICGWCLVLEYAVSVAAVAVGAGQYINEALAVFGLTLPDAISQPPGDGGVLNIPAMVIVVLAMVLLVRGAKESAWINTAIVMIKVGILVFFCAVAFTAFNAGNFEPLLPMGAAGVSAAASSVFFSYIGFDAASTAGEEARNPKRDLPRAILLSMLIVTTVYVLVAVAAIGARPWGWFDGTDAALVKILEEITGQPWIAVVFAVGAVLAIASIVLTVLYGQTRILLSMARDGMVPKIFGRVSRRTGTPAAGTLIVGTLVALAAGLVPLGALADATSIGTLFAFALVNVAVVYLRRKRPELKRTFRVPLFPLTPILGALMCAYLMANLGADTWATFGIWMLVGIAAYFGYGRRNSRVAALSAEEYRELSGGQTTDATTDAPSDTTQSSSTQSSSTQSSSEPTKASRS; from the coding sequence ATGACTGCGCCTACTCTTATCCGGGAACGGCCTCCGGCCGTTGCCGGCCGTCCCGGCCTCGCAGCTCAACTGCTTCGGAGGAAGCCCATTGGACAGCTGGTCAGCGAAGCCGAGACCGGCCACGGCGGGACCGGGCTGGTCCGCAGCTTCGGGGTGCTGCAGCTGACAATGATCAGCGTTGGCGCCACCCTTGGCACCGGCATTCTGGTGATCCTGGGCGAGTCGGTGCCGCTTGCCGGCCCGGCGATCTGGATCTCCTTTGCGATTGCCGGGCTGGCGGCCCTGCTGTCCGCCGTCTCCTACGCGGAGATGGCCGGACTGGTTCCCGCCGCAGGTTCGAGCTACTCATATACGTACGCGACCATGGGCGAAGGAATGGCCTGGATCTGCGGTTGGTGCCTGGTCCTGGAATACGCTGTCTCCGTGGCCGCCGTCGCCGTCGGGGCCGGCCAGTACATCAACGAAGCATTGGCCGTCTTCGGTTTGACGCTCCCGGACGCCATCTCGCAGCCGCCCGGTGACGGCGGTGTCCTGAACATCCCAGCCATGGTCATTGTGGTCCTTGCCATGGTCCTGCTTGTCCGGGGGGCCAAGGAAAGCGCCTGGATCAACACCGCCATCGTGATGATAAAGGTCGGGATCCTGGTCTTCTTCTGCGCTGTGGCCTTCACCGCTTTCAACGCCGGCAACTTCGAGCCGCTCCTGCCCATGGGTGCCGCCGGTGTCTCCGCCGCCGCGTCCAGCGTCTTCTTCTCCTACATCGGCTTCGACGCGGCCTCCACTGCCGGTGAGGAAGCACGGAACCCCAAGCGGGACCTTCCGCGGGCCATCCTGCTCTCCATGCTGATCGTCACCACCGTCTACGTGCTCGTCGCCGTCGCGGCGATCGGTGCCCGGCCGTGGGGCTGGTTCGACGGTACGGACGCCGCCCTCGTGAAAATCCTGGAGGAGATCACCGGGCAGCCCTGGATCGCCGTCGTCTTCGCCGTCGGGGCGGTCCTGGCGATCGCCAGCATCGTGCTGACCGTCCTGTACGGACAGACCCGGATCCTGCTGTCCATGGCGCGGGACGGGATGGTGCCGAAGATTTTCGGCCGGGTATCTCGGCGGACCGGGACCCCCGCCGCGGGCACTCTGATCGTGGGCACCCTGGTGGCGCTCGCCGCGGGGCTGGTTCCACTCGGCGCGCTGGCGGACGCCACCAGCATCGGAACCCTCTTCGCCTTCGCCCTGGTCAACGTCGCCGTCGTCTACCTGCGGCGCAAGCGCCCCGAACTTAAGCGGACCTTCCGCGTCCCGCTATTTCCTCTCACGCCCATTCTGGGAGCCCTCATGTGCGCCTACTTGATGGCTAATCTCGGGGCGGATACGTGGGCGACCTTCGGCATCTGGATGCTCGTGGGCATCGCCGCCTACTTCGGCTACGGGCGCCGGAACTCGAGGGTGGCGGCCCTGAGTGCGGAGGAATACCGTGAACTGTCCGGCGGACAAACTACCGACGCCACTACCGACGCCCCGTCCGACACCACCCAGTCCAGCTCCACCCAGTCCAGCTCCACCCAGTCCAGCTCAGAACCGACGAAAGCAAGCCGCTCATGA
- a CDS encoding PucR family transcriptional regulator has protein sequence MAVAADAGERLGFVTLGQFLQQLPAELTVLHDGGNQADRLRWVEPSELEDPTPYLLDGEFLLTAGLPFLGDGGGPDRIGAYVDRLVAAGVGALGFGLEPYFDAVPEGVVAACRQRNLTLVAIPGSIPFAAIGLAFSQLLESENATTFRQLADANRQLMRAVLSARPEHELLAVLVQRVPVWAILVGADGRIRARGTGGAQGTGPFAGREPAALQPLLAKLLSGSGPRVELDSFDDAGSALVFGHPLRSSRDANLGALVLGTDNPLTPAQNSVVSAAVGLLELLVRQRTSGSLAPSQLATALLLHPETCSAGGTQDMNGLKDLVTQSVSSARSGQLRVVQGINLAGTVVRTGESPVRELLEWRRLFDTKLVEITDYGFAAITRLKVDHALLAEVERLGWRLVVGRAVEVDGFAEAYRRSSSLRGRVRTSRRSIREDDVTFSLAGLLGTEAGVMLAARLLAPVLRLEAGRRDALLAVLRAWLAENGSWDATAKATGLHRNSVRRHIGTLAELLDLDLNQAQARAELWIALQYTDPIPGTEAGTPSVPDNRAAQVPQDR, from the coding sequence ATCGCCGTGGCTGCTGACGCCGGGGAGCGGCTGGGCTTTGTCACCCTGGGGCAGTTCCTCCAGCAACTGCCGGCCGAACTCACCGTCCTGCACGACGGCGGCAACCAGGCAGACCGGCTGCGCTGGGTGGAGCCCAGCGAACTTGAAGACCCGACGCCCTACCTGCTCGACGGCGAATTCCTGCTGACCGCAGGGCTCCCGTTTCTGGGCGATGGGGGCGGCCCGGACCGGATTGGCGCCTATGTGGACCGCCTGGTTGCGGCCGGCGTCGGCGCCCTGGGGTTCGGTCTGGAACCCTACTTCGACGCGGTGCCCGAGGGCGTTGTCGCTGCCTGCCGGCAGCGCAACCTCACGCTCGTCGCCATCCCTGGGTCCATACCATTCGCTGCGATCGGGCTGGCATTTTCACAACTGCTGGAATCCGAGAATGCCACGACGTTTCGCCAGCTGGCTGACGCCAACCGGCAGCTCATGCGCGCCGTCCTGTCGGCCCGCCCCGAACACGAACTGCTGGCCGTACTGGTACAACGGGTTCCGGTGTGGGCCATCCTTGTCGGTGCTGACGGACGCATTAGGGCCCGCGGTACCGGCGGCGCCCAGGGCACCGGGCCCTTCGCCGGCCGCGAACCGGCCGCCCTGCAGCCGCTGCTGGCAAAGCTGCTGAGCGGCAGCGGCCCGCGGGTGGAGCTTGACTCATTTGACGACGCCGGCTCCGCCCTGGTGTTCGGCCACCCCCTGCGCAGCTCCCGGGACGCCAATCTGGGCGCGCTCGTCCTCGGCACTGACAACCCGCTGACGCCCGCGCAGAACAGCGTTGTCTCGGCCGCCGTCGGCCTGCTGGAGCTCCTGGTCCGCCAGCGCACAAGCGGCTCGCTGGCCCCTAGCCAACTGGCCACGGCCCTGCTGCTGCATCCGGAAACCTGCAGTGCGGGCGGGACCCAGGACATGAACGGCCTCAAGGACCTGGTTACCCAGAGCGTCTCCTCGGCCCGCTCCGGGCAGCTTCGGGTTGTCCAGGGGATCAACTTGGCGGGCACCGTTGTCCGCACCGGTGAAAGTCCGGTGCGGGAACTATTGGAGTGGCGCAGGTTGTTCGACACCAAGCTGGTGGAGATCACGGATTACGGATTTGCCGCCATCACCAGGCTGAAGGTTGACCATGCCCTGCTCGCGGAGGTCGAGCGGCTGGGCTGGCGTCTGGTGGTGGGTAGGGCGGTCGAAGTCGACGGCTTCGCCGAAGCCTACCGACGGAGTTCCTCGCTCCGCGGACGGGTGCGGACCAGCCGGCGCAGCATCCGCGAAGACGACGTGACCTTTTCACTGGCCGGACTGCTGGGTACCGAGGCGGGCGTCATGTTGGCCGCACGCCTGCTCGCGCCGGTCCTGCGGCTGGAAGCCGGGCGCCGGGACGCGCTGCTGGCCGTCCTCCGGGCCTGGCTGGCCGAGAACGGCAGCTGGGATGCAACGGCGAAGGCCACCGGGCTGCACCGCAACAGCGTACGCCGGCACATCGGGACGCTCGCGGAGCTGCTGGACCTGGATCTCAACCAGGCCCAAGCGCGGGCCGAACTATGGATCGCCTTGCAGTACACCGATCCGATTCCGGGCACGGAGGCAGGGACACCATCGGTTCCGGACAACCGCGCAGCTCAGGTGCCCCAGGACCGGTAG
- a CDS encoding nitrilase-related carbon-nitrogen hydrolase gives MVLLALMQANAAVLDVAANCAAVDEAAGEAAAAGAHVLLTPELFPVGYAPEKIRAEFDPAGLASVHRNLAAIAARHRIALVYSLPAVTPKGDWQITATLVDAEGVELLSYAKVQLFGPEERQAFSPADAAPGVADLHGVPISLVICYDVEFPETVRAAAVQGARLVLVPTALSVGFQAVPQLLVRARALENQVTVAYANHSGTEAGCNFLGGSVVAAPDGSLLAEAGPGPELLFAELPEPATAGAESGPGEAPEAAVAYLADRRPQTYRSWGT, from the coding sequence ATGGTGCTGCTGGCCCTAATGCAGGCGAACGCCGCCGTTCTGGATGTGGCGGCGAACTGTGCCGCGGTGGACGAGGCGGCCGGCGAGGCCGCCGCGGCTGGTGCCCACGTGTTGCTCACTCCCGAGCTGTTTCCAGTCGGCTACGCCCCTGAAAAAATCCGCGCGGAATTTGACCCCGCCGGGCTCGCGTCCGTCCACCGGAACCTCGCCGCCATCGCCGCCCGGCACCGGATTGCCCTGGTGTACAGCCTCCCGGCCGTCACGCCGAAGGGGGACTGGCAGATCACCGCCACCCTCGTCGATGCCGAGGGAGTCGAACTGCTCAGCTATGCCAAGGTCCAGTTGTTCGGGCCGGAGGAACGGCAGGCTTTCAGCCCTGCCGACGCCGCTCCAGGGGTGGCAGACCTCCACGGCGTCCCGATTTCCCTGGTGATTTGCTACGACGTCGAGTTCCCCGAGACAGTCCGCGCGGCCGCCGTCCAAGGGGCCCGACTGGTTCTCGTTCCGACCGCCCTTTCCGTGGGATTTCAGGCTGTTCCCCAACTGCTGGTCCGGGCTCGGGCGCTGGAAAACCAGGTCACCGTGGCCTACGCCAACCACTCCGGCACGGAGGCCGGGTGCAATTTCCTGGGCGGCAGCGTGGTCGCAGCTCCGGACGGGTCCTTATTGGCCGAGGCCGGACCGGGTCCCGAACTGCTGTTCGCCGAGCTGCCGGAACCGGCCACGGCAGGCGCGGAGAGCGGTCCCGGGGAAGCCCCGGAGGCTGCTGTGGCGTACCTGGCCGACCGCCGTCCGCAGACCTACCGGTCCTGGGGCACCTGA
- the mmsA gene encoding multiple monosaccharide ABC transporter ATP-binding protein, with product MTSLDTHSDPIILEMRSITKEFPGVKALSEVNLRVKAGEIHAICGENGAGKSTLMKVLSGVYPFGSYTGDIVYQNEVQQYKDIRASEHAGIVIIHQELALIPELSIMENIFLGNEPTKRGVIDWAEARIRSTELLARVGLREDPDTPIKEIGVGKQQLVEIAKALNKSVKLLILDEPTAALNESDSQHLLDLMLGLKGRGITSIIISHKLNEIEQIADSITIIRDGKSIETLDVKADGVDEDRIIKGMVGRTLESRFPDHEPKIGEVFFEVKNWNVGHPQIQDRLVCKNSNFFVRRGEIVGFAGLMGAGRTELARSVFGRSYGRFISGQVYKEGKELHLKNVRQAIDSGLGYVTEDRKSLGLNLLDDIKATTVSANLRKISKHSVVDANQEFTVAEQYRKSLRTKAPTVEEGVAKLSGGNQQKVVLAKWMFTDPDLLILDEPTRGIDVGAKYEIYGIIQQLANQGKGVIVISSELPELLGLSDRIYTIFEGAITGVLDKNEASQESLMKLMTSARKTA from the coding sequence ATGACGTCCCTCGACACGCATAGCGATCCGATAATTCTCGAGATGCGCTCCATCACCAAGGAATTCCCCGGCGTTAAAGCATTGTCGGAGGTGAACCTCCGGGTGAAGGCAGGCGAGATCCACGCCATCTGCGGCGAAAACGGCGCCGGCAAGTCCACGCTCATGAAGGTCCTCTCCGGGGTCTACCCGTTCGGCAGCTACACCGGCGACATCGTCTACCAGAACGAGGTCCAGCAGTACAAGGACATCCGTGCCAGCGAGCACGCCGGCATCGTGATCATCCACCAGGAACTCGCGCTGATCCCCGAGCTGTCCATCATGGAGAACATTTTCCTCGGCAACGAGCCGACCAAGCGCGGCGTGATCGACTGGGCCGAGGCCCGGATCCGGTCCACTGAACTGCTGGCCCGGGTGGGCCTGCGCGAGGACCCGGACACCCCCATCAAGGAAATCGGTGTCGGCAAGCAGCAGCTCGTGGAAATCGCGAAGGCGCTGAACAAGTCCGTGAAGCTGCTGATCCTGGACGAACCCACCGCTGCCCTGAACGAGTCGGACTCCCAGCACCTGCTGGATCTGATGCTCGGCCTGAAGGGCCGGGGCATCACGTCCATCATCATTTCCCACAAGCTCAACGAGATCGAGCAGATCGCGGACTCCATCACCATCATCCGCGACGGCAAGTCGATCGAGACGCTCGATGTGAAGGCCGACGGCGTCGACGAGGACCGGATCATCAAGGGCATGGTCGGCCGGACGCTTGAGTCTCGCTTCCCGGACCACGAACCCAAGATCGGCGAGGTGTTCTTCGAGGTCAAGAACTGGAACGTGGGCCACCCGCAGATCCAGGACCGCCTGGTCTGCAAGAACTCGAACTTCTTCGTCCGCCGGGGCGAGATCGTCGGTTTCGCCGGCCTGATGGGCGCCGGACGCACCGAGCTCGCCCGCTCCGTCTTCGGCCGGTCCTACGGCCGCTTCATCTCCGGGCAGGTGTACAAGGAGGGCAAGGAGCTGCACCTCAAGAACGTCCGCCAGGCCATCGACTCCGGCCTGGGCTACGTCACCGAGGACCGCAAGTCCCTCGGCCTGAACCTGCTCGACGACATCAAGGCCACCACCGTCTCGGCAAACCTGCGCAAGATCAGCAAGCACAGCGTGGTGGACGCCAACCAGGAATTCACCGTCGCCGAGCAGTACCGCAAGTCGCTGCGCACCAAGGCGCCGACCGTCGAGGAGGGAGTCGCCAAACTCTCCGGCGGCAACCAGCAGAAGGTGGTCCTGGCGAAGTGGATGTTCACCGATCCGGACCTGCTGATCCTGGACGAACCCACCCGCGGGATCGACGTCGGCGCCAAGTACGAGATCTACGGCATCATCCAGCAGCTCGCCAACCAGGGTAAGGGCGTCATCGTCATTTCCTCTGAACTGCCGGAGCTGCTGGGCCTCTCAGACCGGATCTACACCATCTTCGAGGGCGCCATCACGGGCGTGCTCGACAAGAACGAAGCCAGCCAGGAAAGCCTCATGAAACTCATGACTTCCGCCCGCAAGACCGCCTGA
- the mmsB gene encoding multiple monosaccharide ABC transporter permease, which translates to MNALKKLFGGNTRQFGMIFALVALIVFFQIFTEGRTLTPGNVINLFNGNSYILILAIGMVLVIIAGHIDLSVGSVAAFVGVTVALVLRDWHTPWYVGVLLGLLLGAVIGAWQGFWTAYVGIPAFIVTLAGMLLFRGFNQFVGKSNTIPVPSDFQYLGSGYLPEVGPNTGFNNLTLLLGLLAVAYVIYSEIRSRRTAKALGAEVPESWVSITKLVLICGAILYATYLFATGRPGTSFPIPGLILAVLVIVYGFISSKTIIGRHIYAVGGNRHAAELSGVQSKKVNFLVMMNMSILAGLAGMIFVGRSTASGPFDGVGWELDAIAAVFIGGAAVTGGVGTVIGSIVGGLVMAVLNNGLQLLGVGADLTQIIKGLVLLIAVAFDVYNKSQGKKSIIGMMMKNFNRSSTELQPDETTSTKEVISKGA; encoded by the coding sequence ATGAACGCGCTCAAGAAGCTCTTTGGCGGCAATACCCGCCAGTTCGGCATGATCTTCGCCTTGGTTGCGCTGATCGTCTTCTTCCAGATTTTCACAGAGGGCCGCACGCTCACGCCGGGCAACGTCATCAACCTCTTCAACGGCAACTCCTACATCCTGATCCTCGCGATCGGCATGGTCCTGGTGATCATCGCCGGCCACATCGATCTCTCGGTGGGCTCGGTCGCCGCCTTCGTGGGCGTCACCGTGGCGCTGGTCCTCCGCGACTGGCACACCCCCTGGTACGTCGGCGTCCTGCTGGGCCTGCTGCTCGGAGCCGTGATCGGCGCCTGGCAAGGGTTCTGGACGGCCTATGTCGGCATTCCGGCGTTCATCGTGACCCTGGCCGGCATGCTCCTCTTCCGCGGCTTCAACCAGTTCGTCGGCAAGTCCAACACCATTCCGGTGCCGTCGGACTTCCAGTACCTCGGTTCCGGTTACCTGCCGGAGGTCGGGCCCAATACGGGCTTCAACAACCTCACCCTGCTGCTGGGCCTGCTCGCCGTCGCCTATGTCATTTACAGCGAGATCCGGTCCCGCCGCACCGCCAAGGCCCTCGGCGCCGAGGTGCCCGAAAGCTGGGTCTCCATCACCAAGCTGGTCCTGATCTGCGGCGCCATTCTGTACGCGACCTACCTCTTTGCCACCGGCCGCCCGGGCACGTCCTTCCCCATCCCCGGACTCATCCTCGCGGTCCTAGTCATCGTCTACGGCTTCATCTCCTCCAAGACCATCATCGGCCGCCACATCTACGCAGTGGGCGGTAACCGGCACGCCGCGGAGCTCTCCGGCGTCCAGTCCAAGAAGGTCAACTTCCTGGTCATGATGAACATGTCCATCCTCGCCGGCCTCGCCGGCATGATCTTCGTCGGCCGCTCCACCGCCTCCGGCCCGTTCGACGGCGTCGGCTGGGAACTGGACGCCATCGCGGCTGTCTTCATCGGCGGCGCTGCCGTGACCGGCGGCGTGGGCACCGTGATCGGTTCGATTGTCGGCGGCCTGGTGATGGCGGTCCTGAACAACGGCCTGCAGCTCCTCGGCGTCGGCGCGGACCTCACCCAGATCATCAAAGGCCTCGTGCTGCTGATCGCCGTCGCGTTCGACGTCTACAACAAGAGCCAGGGCAAGAAGTCGATCATCGGCATGATGATGAAGAACTTCAACCGCAGCAGCACAGAACTCCAGCCGGACGAAACCACCTCCACCAAAGAGGTCATCTCGAAGGGAGCCTGA
- a CDS encoding sugar-binding protein → MQLIGKAGKAAAIAAIAALALTACGRSETATGGSTAGGEAFPKNSPIGVALPQKTSENWVLAEKLFNDGLNGAGFKADVQFANGGVSEQQNQISAMVTKGAKVIVVGAIDGAQLGTQLKQAKDSGATIIAYDRLLLNTENVDYYVAYDNFKVGVLQGQALLDGMKAKKATGPYNIELFAGSPDDANAKVFFDGAMSVLKPKIDDGTLKVLSGQTSFEQAVTQGWKAENAQRRADTLLTGSYGSASLDGVLSPNDTLARAVLTSVKAAGKPLPVITGQDSEVESVKSILAGEQYSTINKDTRKLVEHAITMVKDIQAGKKPEINDDKSYNNKVKTVPAYLLEPVIVTKENVKTAYADDPVLGPMTK, encoded by the coding sequence ATGCAACTGATTGGTAAAGCAGGAAAGGCAGCAGCGATCGCTGCTATTGCGGCACTGGCGCTGACAGCCTGCGGCCGTTCCGAAACAGCCACCGGCGGCTCCACCGCCGGCGGCGAGGCGTTCCCGAAGAACTCCCCGATCGGCGTCGCGCTCCCCCAGAAGACATCGGAAAACTGGGTCCTCGCGGAGAAGCTGTTCAATGACGGCCTCAACGGTGCCGGCTTCAAGGCCGATGTGCAGTTCGCCAACGGCGGCGTTTCGGAGCAGCAGAACCAGATCAGCGCCATGGTCACCAAGGGCGCCAAGGTCATCGTCGTCGGCGCCATCGACGGTGCGCAGCTGGGCACCCAGCTCAAGCAGGCCAAGGATTCCGGCGCCACGATCATCGCGTATGACCGCCTGCTCCTGAACACCGAGAACGTGGACTACTACGTGGCCTACGACAACTTCAAGGTCGGTGTCCTCCAGGGCCAGGCGCTGCTGGACGGAATGAAGGCCAAGAAGGCCACCGGCCCGTACAACATCGAGCTGTTCGCCGGTTCACCCGATGACGCCAACGCAAAGGTCTTCTTCGACGGCGCCATGAGCGTGCTGAAGCCGAAGATCGACGACGGCACCCTGAAGGTGCTCTCCGGCCAGACGAGCTTCGAGCAGGCCGTCACCCAGGGCTGGAAGGCCGAGAACGCCCAGCGTCGTGCTGACACCCTGCTGACCGGCAGCTACGGCAGCGCGTCCCTCGACGGCGTGCTGTCCCCGAACGACACGCTGGCCCGCGCGGTGCTGACCTCGGTCAAGGCTGCCGGCAAGCCGCTGCCCGTCATCACCGGCCAGGACTCCGAGGTTGAGTCCGTCAAGTCCATCCTTGCCGGTGAGCAGTACTCCACCATCAACAAGGACACCCGCAAGCTCGTTGAGCACGCGATCACCATGGTCAAGGACATCCAGGCAGGCAAGAAGCCCGAGATCAACGACGACAAGTCCTACAACAACAAGGTCAAGACCGTCCCGGCCTACCTGCTGGAGCCGGTCATCGTGACCAAGGAAAACGTCAAGACGGCGTACGCCGACGATCCGGTACTCGGACCGATGACGAAGTAG
- a CDS encoding Gfo/Idh/MocA family protein gives MTALIATPWLSGQPDQDPRTATGARLRWGVIATGGIAATVTRDLELLPDAELYAVSSRTQSAADAFAADYGFSRAYGDAGSLTGYERLLADEAVDVVYVATPHAQHHAVALAALNAGKHVLCEKALTVNAREASELLAVARDKGLFLMEAMWSRFLPSMQRAFEIAASGEIGEVKWVGADLGFPAPYSPTSRLWAPRDGGGALLDITVYPLLWALGTLGFPQTVSATGWVNDDGVDAQNALTLGYNHGAQAQLTSSLLAHGPRTATVAGSAGFLQAIGSINNPKELQIRVGFDDARIERFDVVGRGYSYELREVTRCIQHGLTESPVMPLEDSLNTMRLFDGVRAQLGVSYANDAR, from the coding sequence ATGACAGCCCTCATCGCTACACCCTGGCTTTCGGGCCAGCCGGACCAGGACCCCCGAACAGCCACCGGCGCCAGATTGCGGTGGGGTGTGATCGCCACCGGCGGCATTGCCGCGACGGTCACCCGGGACCTGGAGCTCCTTCCGGACGCCGAGCTTTACGCCGTAAGTTCGCGCACCCAGTCGGCCGCGGACGCGTTCGCGGCCGACTACGGCTTTTCCCGCGCATATGGGGACGCGGGCAGCCTGACCGGCTACGAGCGGCTGCTCGCCGACGAAGCCGTGGACGTCGTCTACGTGGCGACGCCGCACGCCCAACACCACGCGGTCGCCCTGGCCGCCCTGAACGCCGGCAAGCATGTTTTGTGCGAAAAGGCCCTCACCGTGAACGCCCGCGAGGCCAGCGAACTGCTGGCGGTGGCCCGGGACAAGGGGTTGTTCCTGATGGAAGCCATGTGGAGCCGCTTCCTGCCCAGCATGCAGCGCGCCTTCGAGATCGCGGCGTCCGGTGAAATCGGCGAGGTCAAGTGGGTGGGGGCCGATCTCGGATTTCCAGCGCCCTATTCGCCCACCTCCCGGTTATGGGCACCCCGCGACGGCGGCGGCGCGCTGCTGGACATAACCGTTTATCCTTTGCTGTGGGCGCTGGGCACGCTGGGTTTTCCGCAGACCGTCAGCGCCACTGGCTGGGTCAACGACGACGGCGTGGACGCCCAGAACGCGCTTACGCTCGGTTACAACCATGGCGCCCAGGCGCAGCTCACCTCCTCGTTGCTGGCGCACGGACCGCGCACTGCCACCGTGGCCGGCAGCGCTGGTTTCCTGCAGGCAATCGGCTCGATCAACAACCCGAAGGAACTCCAGATCCGGGTCGGCTTTGACGATGCGCGCATTGAACGGTTCGACGTCGTCGGGAGGGGCTACAGCTACGAATTGCGCGAGGTGACCCGCTGTATCCAGCACGGCCTGACGGAGAGCCCGGTGATGCCGCTGGAGGATTCGCTGAACACCATGCGGCTCTTCGACGGCGTGCGCGCGCAGCTGGGTGTCAGCTACGCAAATGACGCCCGCTGA
- a CDS encoding serine/threonine-protein kinase — MDSSPNSVAVDLVGGRYRLGDVIGRGGMSAVYAATDVNLGREVALKLFAPHSADPDELRRQEAEIELLAALNHPNLVTLFDAGVDDRNPEEPRPFLTMELVDGQDLRTRIRRTPLSLNELAVVGAGVADALAYVHALGIIHRDIKPANILLVRGRPGEPLRPKLTDFGIARIVDDTRLTATGTMVGTAAYLSPEQARGADLGPASDIYSLGLVLLECLKGEIEFPGGAVESAVARLHRAPSIPETVPADWAHLFQSLTALDPLDRPAAADLATALRQALVSPQSLPGVLAEEQTRILPVPPARPPRAALPPENDTAPRPLPPLDPDTAGARAMPPVRGKPRPATTSLGARAVARFRGATVRTRMAALLVLLAVLGGLAVAATVVPSLVAPEAPAVVPYPTVTGILGEHLAELQKSVQP, encoded by the coding sequence GTGGACAGCTCGCCTAACAGCGTCGCGGTTGATCTTGTCGGCGGCCGCTACCGGCTCGGCGACGTTATTGGCCGCGGTGGCATGTCGGCCGTCTATGCCGCCACGGATGTGAACCTCGGCCGCGAGGTGGCACTGAAGCTCTTTGCTCCCCACTCGGCCGATCCTGACGAACTCAGGCGCCAAGAGGCCGAGATTGAGCTCCTGGCGGCGCTGAACCACCCGAACCTGGTCACACTCTTCGACGCGGGGGTCGACGACCGGAACCCGGAGGAGCCCCGCCCCTTCCTGACCATGGAGCTGGTGGACGGCCAGGACCTCCGGACCCGGATCCGGCGGACTCCCCTCTCGCTCAACGAACTGGCCGTCGTCGGTGCCGGTGTGGCAGACGCCCTGGCCTACGTGCATGCGCTGGGCATCATCCACCGGGACATCAAGCCCGCCAACATCCTGCTTGTGCGGGGACGGCCCGGCGAACCGCTGCGGCCGAAGCTGACGGACTTCGGGATCGCCCGCATCGTCGACGACACCCGGCTCACTGCGACCGGCACCATGGTGGGCACCGCCGCCTATCTGAGCCCGGAACAGGCCCGGGGCGCCGACCTTGGACCGGCAAGCGACATCTATTCGCTCGGTCTCGTGCTGCTCGAATGTCTCAAGGGGGAAATCGAGTTCCCGGGCGGTGCAGTGGAATCCGCCGTCGCGCGTCTCCACCGGGCCCCGTCCATCCCGGAGACTGTCCCGGCCGACTGGGCCCACCTGTTCCAGTCCCTGACCGCACTGGATCCACTGGACCGTCCGGCCGCCGCGGACCTGGCAACCGCGCTTCGCCAGGCGCTCGTCTCGCCCCAGTCGCTGCCCGGCGTCCTGGCCGAGGAACAAACGAGGATACTGCCGGTTCCGCCCGCCCGACCCCCGCGAGCGGCGCTGCCGCCGGAGAACGACACCGCACCGCGGCCCCTTCCCCCGCTGGATCCGGATACGGCCGGTGCCCGGGCGATGCCCCCGGTCCGGGGAAAGCCCCGGCCGGCAACAACCTCCCTCGGCGCACGCGCGGTTGCCCGGTTCCGGGGTGCCACCGTGCGCACCCGCATGGCGGCACTCCTTGTCCTGCTCGCTGTGCTGGGAGGACTGGCGGTGGCCGCCACTGTGGTTCCTTCCCTCGTGGCGCCGGAAGCACCCGCCGTCGTGCCCTATCCGACCGTGACAGGCATTCTGGGCGAACACCTGGCGGAACTGCAGAAGAGCGTGCAGCCATGA